Proteins from one Nicotiana tabacum cultivar K326 chromosome 23, ASM71507v2, whole genome shotgun sequence genomic window:
- the LOC107790186 gene encoding AT-hook motif nuclear-localized protein 20-like has translation MANPWWTGQVNLAGVETSSQAGAQTLKKPDLGISMNDNTGSRDNNDEEREHSDEPKEGAIEVATRRPRGRPPGSKNRPKSPIFVTRDSPNTLRSHVMEVANGADVAESIAQFARKRQRGVCVLSASGTVTNVTLRQPSAPGTAVMALHGRFEILSLTGAFLPGPAPPGSTGLTIYLAGGQGQVVGGIVVGSLVASGPVMVIASTFSNATYERLPLEEEEEGGGAAAAQGQLGGSGSPPPPPQQGGMGEIPSSNMQTVYNLPPNLLPNNGGQLNHEAFAWPHGRPPY, from the exons ATGGCAAACCCATGGTGGACAGGTCAAGTAAATCTAGCTGGAGTTGAAACATCATCCCAAGCCGGCGCACAGACACTCAAGAAGCCAGATCTAGGCATATCTATGAACGACAACACTGGATCAAGAGATAATAATGATGAAGAAAGAGAGCACAGTGATGAGCCAAAAGAGGGCGCAATTGAGGTCGCCACACGCCGACCTCGTGGACGCCCTCCCGGCTCGAAAAATAGGCCAAAATCGCCCATTTTCGTGACAAGGGATAGTCCAAATACATTAAGAAGTCATGTTATGGAAGTAGCAAATGGTGCAGATGTAGCTGAAAGCATAGCACAGTTTGCAAGAAAGCGTCAAAGAGGTGTTTGTGTATTGAGTGCCAGTGGAACAGTAACAAATGTAACCCTAAGACAACCATCTGCTCCTGGTACTGCTGTCATGGCATTACACGGTCGTTTCGAGATTTTATCGTTGACCGGCGCATTCCTCCCCGGTCCTGCTCCGCCCGGGTCAACAGGATTGACTATATACCTAGCAGGTGGACAAGGACAG GTCGTGGGTGGAATTGTAGTAGGGTCATTAGTAGCTTCAGGACCTGTTATGGTGATTGCCTCTACTTTCTCAAATGCTACTTATGAGAGGTTACCGttagaagaggaggaagaaggtGGAGGCGCCGCCGCAGCACAAGGACAACTTGGAGGAAGTGgatcaccaccaccaccaccacaacAAGGTGGTATGGGTGAAATTCCATCTTCAAATATGCAGACAGTGTATAATTTGCCACCAAATTTGCTACCTAATAATGGTGGACAGTTGAACCATGAAGCATTTGCTTGGCCACATGGACGCCCTCCTTACTAA